One Microbispora sp. ZYX-F-249 genomic window carries:
- a CDS encoding flavin monoamine oxidase family protein, whose amino-acid sequence MRTTADRTGIREAAMRVDVVVVGAGVSGLTAARRLRDAGLAVAVVEARDRVGGRVRTHRPGDGEPTLELGAQVVHGARNPAWDVLESDAAEPVGPGRALVATAGRVVPLGVLARLGDPPWAVEQSLLEGPPDGQGEDAPAAGRLTRGDQAEWLRQNWAADPESLSTAGMAAGRRADDVGEGRFAVRGGFDRLPGALARGLDVHCASPVRSITWSRGRVEARLDEGAVTAAAAVVTVPPPVVAGGALAIADLPARKRAAAESLRLGDAWCGVLTLSRPAPESAVVFDAEGGLGFVTSTAGSTRVLVVAKAGAAARVREAAREGPPPLGRVLPWAGDTRPEHLEAADWGADAWATGAFTYPRVGALWARAAWAEPVGDTVFFAGEATAAGVPMVQAAMASGRRAAGEVLEAVGR is encoded by the coding sequence ATGCGAACAACTGCTGACCGAACGGGCATACGGGAGGCCGCGATGCGGGTCGATGTAGTGGTCGTCGGCGCGGGGGTGAGCGGGCTGACCGCGGCGCGCCGGTTGCGCGACGCCGGGCTGGCCGTCGCGGTGGTCGAGGCCAGGGACCGCGTCGGCGGACGGGTGCGCACGCACCGGCCGGGCGACGGCGAGCCTACTCTCGAGCTCGGCGCCCAGGTGGTCCACGGCGCCCGCAATCCGGCCTGGGACGTGCTGGAATCGGACGCGGCCGAGCCGGTCGGCCCGGGCCGGGCGCTCGTCGCGACGGCGGGCCGGGTGGTGCCGCTGGGCGTGCTCGCCCGGCTGGGCGACCCGCCGTGGGCCGTGGAGCAGAGCCTGCTGGAGGGCCCGCCGGACGGGCAGGGGGAGGACGCGCCCGCGGCAGGCCGGCTCACCCGCGGCGACCAGGCCGAGTGGCTGCGGCAGAACTGGGCGGCCGACCCGGAGTCGCTCAGCACGGCGGGCATGGCGGCGGGACGCCGCGCCGACGACGTCGGCGAGGGCCGCTTCGCCGTCCGCGGGGGATTCGACCGGCTGCCCGGCGCACTGGCCCGCGGGCTCGACGTGCACTGCGCAAGCCCGGTCAGGAGCATCACCTGGTCGCGCGGCCGGGTTGAGGCCCGTCTCGACGAAGGCGCGGTGACGGCCGCGGCGGCCGTGGTGACCGTGCCTCCGCCCGTCGTCGCCGGTGGGGCTCTCGCGATCGCGGACCTGCCGGCCCGCAAGCGTGCGGCGGCCGAGTCGCTGCGGCTCGGCGACGCGTGGTGCGGAGTGCTTACGCTCTCCCGGCCCGCCCCGGAGTCGGCCGTCGTGTTCGACGCCGAGGGCGGCCTGGGATTCGTGACCTCCACCGCAGGCAGCACACGGGTCCTGGTGGTGGCCAAGGCCGGGGCCGCCGCGCGGGTACGCGAAGCGGCGCGCGAGGGACCGCCCCCGCTGGGCCGGGTGCTGCCCTGGGCCGGGGACACCCGGCCCGAGCACCTCGAGGCGGCCGACTGGGGCGCGGACGCCTGGGCGACGGGGGCGTTCACCTATCCCCGCGTCGGCGCTCTGTGGGCGCGGGCGGCGTGGGCGGAACCGGTGGGCGACACGGTGTTCTTCGCGGGCGAGGCCACGGCGGCCGGCGTCCCGATGGTGCAGGCGGCGATGGCCAGTGGAAGGCGCGCGGCCGGAGAGGTCCTGGAGGCGGTAGGGCGATGA
- a CDS encoding Rieske 2Fe-2S domain-containing protein produces the protein MSVAVHTGWYLLAFEEELAEGLTPLRLGGRRLLAVRDGSGVRVFDGLCPHRGAALGHGGKLDGDCVICPFHGKRVALGDTARRWSVAEYAVERAGAAVFVRLSADDDRGFQRTIKEVADGNLVVGAVIQPVAVPSEYVVENAFDAEHFHQVHLVPRVIGMRVEPGLDGELAIEGEFRTKAPPWERERRLDFASRFYARAFSPSLVVTELGTADAPYTIITGAVPTPEGCVGRVAIALPPERAGALDALVHGARYAFEQDRVVWDHLDPGAPQRYDAGDRPVLAFRRFCATFGTVPPPGAPATTGAGGAA, from the coding sequence ATGAGCGTTGCGGTGCACACGGGCTGGTATCTACTGGCGTTCGAGGAGGAGCTGGCCGAGGGGCTGACGCCCCTGCGGCTCGGCGGGCGCAGGCTGCTCGCCGTACGGGACGGGTCGGGTGTCCGCGTGTTCGACGGGCTGTGCCCGCACCGGGGGGCCGCGCTCGGCCACGGCGGCAAGCTGGACGGCGACTGCGTCATCTGCCCCTTCCACGGCAAGCGGGTGGCGCTCGGGGACACGGCCAGGCGCTGGTCGGTCGCGGAGTACGCCGTCGAGCGGGCGGGCGCGGCGGTGTTCGTGCGGCTGTCCGCGGACGACGACCGGGGCTTCCAGCGGACGATCAAAGAGGTGGCGGACGGCAACCTGGTCGTCGGCGCGGTGATCCAGCCGGTGGCGGTCCCCTCGGAGTACGTGGTGGAGAACGCCTTCGACGCGGAGCACTTCCACCAGGTCCACCTCGTGCCACGTGTGATCGGCATGCGCGTCGAGCCCGGCCTCGACGGCGAGCTGGCGATCGAGGGGGAGTTCCGCACCAAGGCCCCGCCGTGGGAGCGGGAGCGCCGTCTCGACTTCGCCTCCCGGTTCTACGCCCGGGCCTTCAGCCCCAGCCTCGTGGTGACGGAGCTGGGCACCGCGGACGCGCCGTACACGATCATCACGGGCGCCGTGCCGACCCCCGAGGGCTGCGTCGGCCGGGTCGCCATCGCGCTGCCGCCGGAGCGGGCCGGGGCGCTCGACGCGCTGGTCCACGGCGCGCGGTACGCCTTCGAGCAGGACCGCGTCGTCTGGGACCATCTCGATCCCGGCGCGCCGCAGCGGTACGACGCCGGCGACCGGCCCGTGCTGGCCTTCCGCCGGTTCTGCGCCACCTTCGGCACCGTTCCGCCTCCCGGAGCCCCGGCCACGACCGGGGCGGGGGGAGCGGCGTGA
- a CDS encoding alpha/beta fold hydrolase has translation MRVHASGGGPAVLWIHGYTMDSSTWHDLWALLPGRRHVGVDLPGHGGSGPMPPGTTLPGLAAELAAVARAEGARDVVALSFGSLAGIQLAIDAPDVVRRLVVGAPTIAGAPSEPGTAPRYRELMALRRAGADGAALADVWMSSPPDIFRGTQAHPRLRASLRSVIARHGWDELRTGAMAAFHRHTHSDRALGAIRADTLVLVGDAEMPTFAANAERLGAVVPRCRVARMAEAGHLCMIERPEAAARLIRPHLERSRDGAEA, from the coding sequence ATGCGGGTGCACGCGAGCGGCGGCGGCCCGGCCGTGCTGTGGATCCACGGCTACACGATGGACTCCTCCACCTGGCACGACCTGTGGGCGCTGCTGCCCGGCAGGCGGCACGTCGGCGTCGACCTGCCCGGCCACGGCGGGTCCGGCCCGATGCCGCCGGGGACGACGCTGCCGGGCCTGGCCGCCGAGCTCGCGGCCGTCGCGCGGGCGGAGGGGGCGCGCGACGTCGTCGCCCTGTCCTTCGGGTCGCTGGCCGGGATCCAGCTCGCCATCGACGCGCCCGACGTCGTACGACGTCTCGTGGTCGGTGCGCCCACCATCGCGGGCGCCCCCAGCGAGCCGGGGACGGCACCGCGCTACCGCGAACTGATGGCCCTGCGGCGGGCAGGCGCCGACGGCGCCGCCCTGGCGGACGTGTGGATGTCCTCGCCGCCCGACATCTTCCGGGGCACCCAGGCGCATCCCCGGCTGCGGGCGAGCCTGCGGTCGGTCATCGCCAGGCACGGCTGGGACGAGCTGCGGACGGGCGCGATGGCGGCCTTCCACCGGCACACGCACAGCGACCGGGCGCTCGGCGCGATCCGGGCCGACACGCTGGTCCTCGTCGGCGACGCCGAGATGCCGACGTTCGCGGCCAACGCCGAGCGGCTGGGCGCGGTCGTGCCCCGGTGCCGGGTGGCGCGGATGGCCGAGGCGGGCCACCTGTGCATGATCGAGCGCCCGGAGGCCGCCGCGCGGCTCATCCGGCCCCACCTGGAAAGGAGCCGCGACGGTGCCGAGGCGTGA
- a CDS encoding VOC family protein yields the protein MPRRETYAQGAPCWVDYMAADPEGARDFYAGLFRWTFDEPEEYGYRLARRDGEVVGGFGRVPQGRGMTAAWNTYLAAKDAEAVAGRVAALGGTVVFGPLGAGANGRFLFAVDPAGASVGFWQGHWAEGIVLVDESGATCGHELWAADPAAARVFYAGLFGEETPPGREVRGMPRGASPQWVSYFLVDDVPSAASAAERAGGSVAGRGHDGREAVLRDPWGALFGVRDGRSGSGTVTSA from the coding sequence GTGCCGAGGCGTGAGACGTACGCGCAGGGCGCGCCCTGCTGGGTGGACTACATGGCGGCCGACCCCGAGGGCGCGCGCGACTTCTACGCGGGCCTGTTCCGCTGGACGTTCGACGAGCCCGAGGAGTACGGCTACCGCCTGGCGCGGCGGGACGGGGAGGTCGTCGGCGGGTTCGGCCGGGTGCCGCAGGGGCGGGGGATGACGGCCGCCTGGAACACCTACCTGGCGGCGAAGGATGCCGAGGCGGTGGCCGGGCGGGTGGCGGCCCTGGGCGGCACCGTGGTGTTCGGACCGCTCGGCGCCGGCGCGAACGGGCGGTTCCTGTTCGCGGTCGACCCGGCGGGCGCGTCGGTCGGTTTCTGGCAGGGGCACTGGGCGGAGGGCATCGTGCTTGTCGACGAGTCCGGCGCGACCTGCGGCCACGAGCTGTGGGCGGCCGACCCCGCCGCCGCCCGCGTCTTCTACGCCGGGCTCTTCGGCGAGGAGACGCCGCCCGGGCGGGAGGTGCGCGGGATGCCGCGGGGAGCGTCCCCGCAGTGGGTGTCCTACTTCCTCGTGGACGACGTGCCCTCGGCGGCCTCCGCCGCCGAACGGGCGGGCGGCAGCGTGGCCGGGCGGGGGCACGACGGCCGCGAGGCGGTGCTGCGCGACCCCTGGGGCGCGCTGTTCGGCGTCAGGGACGGCCGGTCCGGCTCAGGGACGGTCACCTCCGCCTAA
- a CDS encoding TetR family transcriptional regulator, translating to MRTSHALADAPPPLPEGTSGVGGHPAPATPGVRTRSQHQRRRRIVQAAAALASRGGVEAMQMRTVAERAGVALGTLYRYFPSKMDLVVAVVGEEIDLLESSMERRPPTAAHPAGRAVDVLMRATRGLMREPELADALIRSLIMAEVEAPFGDRMASLLLRVATDGRTVDIPADDQLALTGSLAGVWVQELLEMLRGRRTYEQIQHRIEIAAERLLAGF from the coding sequence ATGCGCACTTCGCATGCACTCGCCGACGCTCCGCCACCGCTCCCCGAAGGCACCTCCGGCGTGGGCGGCCATCCGGCCCCGGCGACTCCCGGGGTCCGCACCCGGAGCCAGCACCAACGGCGCCGGCGCATCGTCCAGGCCGCGGCCGCCCTCGCCTCCCGCGGAGGCGTCGAGGCGATGCAGATGCGCACGGTCGCCGAGCGCGCCGGCGTCGCCCTGGGAACGCTCTACCGCTACTTCCCCTCGAAGATGGACCTGGTCGTGGCGGTGGTCGGCGAGGAGATCGACCTACTGGAATCCAGCATGGAAAGGCGTCCGCCGACCGCCGCGCACCCGGCCGGCCGCGCCGTCGACGTGCTGATGCGGGCCACTCGGGGCCTGATGCGCGAGCCGGAGCTCGCCGACGCGCTCATCCGCTCCCTCATCATGGCCGAGGTGGAGGCGCCGTTCGGCGACCGGATGGCGAGCCTGCTGCTCCGCGTCGCCACCGACGGCCGCACGGTGGACATCCCCGCGGACGACCAGCTCGCGCTCACCGGCTCCCTGGCGGGCGTCTGGGTGCAGGAGTTGCTGGAGATGCTGCGCGGGCGGCGCACCTACGAACAGATCCAGCACCGGATCGAGATCGCCGCCGAGCGACTCCTGGCGGGTTTCTAG
- a CDS encoding acyl-CoA dehydrogenase family protein — protein MDFDLDETHAELRALAASVLDREADQARLEAHERGGRPYDAGAWKALAQAGLLGACLPPEAGGAGLGPLAAAVILRESGARVAPVPALPGLIAALTVAGHGSDAQRRALAPFAEGEEALTVAFRAAGAGPGDPPAVIAEEGRLTGRPGIVPYAAEASAILVPARSGGGFGLYLVRPGDARLLPVTSPAGEPVAAVVLEDTPGERVGETGEAADAAGGAAVAALRLNTLAAVTATASGVLAGALALTKGHIATRRQFGRVLAEFQAVTMQIADVYIASRALDVAMWTGVWRLTEGLPAERDLAVAARNAAGGAVRALYTCQHLHGGIGLDLTYPLHRYFGLGTHLAHLLGGEQAQLDLIGALV, from the coding sequence GTGGACTTCGATCTCGACGAGACCCATGCGGAGTTGCGCGCGCTGGCCGCGTCGGTGCTGGACCGGGAGGCGGACCAGGCCAGGCTCGAGGCGCACGAGCGCGGCGGCCGGCCGTACGACGCGGGGGCGTGGAAGGCGCTGGCGCAGGCGGGCCTGCTCGGCGCGTGCCTGCCGCCCGAGGCGGGGGGAGCCGGGCTCGGCCCGCTCGCGGCGGCGGTGATCCTGCGGGAGTCGGGAGCCCGCGTCGCGCCGGTCCCCGCGCTGCCCGGCCTGATCGCCGCGCTGACCGTCGCCGGGCATGGTTCCGACGCCCAGCGGCGGGCGCTCGCGCCGTTCGCCGAGGGGGAGGAGGCGCTGACCGTCGCCTTCCGCGCGGCGGGGGCGGGCCCGGGCGACCCGCCGGCGGTGATCGCCGAGGAGGGAAGGCTCACCGGACGGCCCGGGATCGTCCCGTACGCCGCCGAGGCGTCGGCCATCCTCGTGCCCGCCCGGTCCGGCGGCGGCTTCGGGCTGTATCTGGTCCGGCCCGGGGACGCGCGACTGCTGCCGGTCACGTCGCCGGCCGGGGAGCCCGTGGCCGCGGTCGTCCTGGAGGACACGCCGGGCGAGAGGGTGGGGGAGACGGGCGAGGCGGCGGATGCGGCGGGCGGCGCGGCCGTCGCCGCGTTGCGGCTGAACACCCTGGCGGCCGTGACCGCGACCGCCTCCGGAGTCCTGGCCGGCGCGCTCGCGCTCACCAAGGGCCACATCGCCACGCGCAGGCAGTTCGGCCGGGTGCTCGCCGAGTTCCAGGCCGTGACCATGCAGATCGCCGACGTCTACATCGCCTCACGCGCGCTCGACGTGGCGATGTGGACGGGAGTGTGGCGGCTGACCGAGGGGCTGCCCGCGGAGCGGGACCTGGCCGTCGCCGCCCGCAACGCCGCCGGGGGCGCCGTGCGGGCGCTCTACACCTGCCAGCACCTGCACGGCGGCATCGGCCTCGATTTGACCTATCCGCTGCACCGCTACTTCGGCCTGGGCACGCACCTCGCCCACCTGCTGGGCGGGGAGCAGGCCCAGCTCGACCTGATCGGAGCCCTGGTCTGA
- a CDS encoding acyl-CoA dehydrogenase family protein → MFIDLTAEQRRLRDELRDYFATCLTGEQRAEIARDPFGEAYMAHCRRLGRDGKLGLGWPEEYGGGGYGPVEQQIFANEVTRAEVPYPLITLQTVGPTIMQYGTDAQKEFFLPRILAGECHFAVGYSEPEAGTDLASLRTTAVPDGDHYVVNGQKVFTSGAHHADYVWLAARTDPAAKKHRGITMMIVDCADPGFSWTPIITMDGRHHTNATYYSDVRVPLDMVVGEVNKGWDLIVSQLNHERVTLGPAGNIGHTLDRFTRWAKTGRGRDGAPLWEHPGVRRAVAEVYVYFRTNELLNWQVAASMDLGWLGAPDASATKIYASERMQEVGRIVGDTLARFGDPYDEETGDLAERVDRGVKGALVLTFGGGVNEVQRELIAMLGLGLPKPPR, encoded by the coding sequence ATGTTCATCGACCTGACGGCGGAGCAGCGGCGGCTCCGCGACGAGCTGCGGGACTACTTCGCGACCTGCCTGACCGGCGAGCAGCGCGCCGAGATCGCCCGGGACCCGTTCGGCGAGGCGTACATGGCGCACTGCCGCAGGCTGGGCCGTGACGGCAAGCTCGGCCTGGGGTGGCCCGAGGAGTACGGCGGGGGCGGCTACGGCCCGGTCGAGCAGCAGATCTTCGCCAACGAGGTGACCCGGGCCGAGGTGCCCTATCCGTTGATCACGCTGCAGACGGTCGGTCCGACGATCATGCAGTACGGCACGGACGCCCAGAAGGAGTTCTTCCTGCCGCGCATCCTGGCCGGAGAGTGCCACTTCGCCGTCGGCTACAGCGAGCCGGAGGCGGGCACCGACCTGGCCTCGCTGCGGACGACGGCGGTGCCGGACGGCGACCACTACGTGGTGAACGGGCAGAAGGTGTTCACCTCGGGCGCGCACCACGCCGACTACGTCTGGCTGGCCGCGCGCACCGATCCGGCGGCCAAGAAGCACCGCGGCATCACCATGATGATCGTCGACTGCGCGGACCCCGGGTTCTCCTGGACGCCGATCATCACGATGGACGGCCGTCACCACACCAACGCGACGTACTACTCGGACGTACGCGTCCCGCTCGACATGGTCGTCGGCGAGGTGAACAAGGGCTGGGACCTGATCGTCAGCCAGCTCAACCACGAGCGCGTGACGCTCGGACCGGCCGGCAACATCGGGCACACCCTCGACCGTTTCACCCGCTGGGCGAAGACCGGCCGGGGCCGCGACGGCGCGCCGCTGTGGGAGCACCCCGGCGTACGGCGGGCCGTCGCCGAGGTGTACGTCTACTTCCGCACGAACGAGCTGCTGAACTGGCAGGTCGCGGCATCGATGGACCTCGGCTGGCTGGGCGCGCCCGACGCGTCGGCCACCAAGATCTACGCCTCCGAGCGGATGCAGGAGGTCGGCCGCATCGTCGGCGACACGCTGGCCCGCTTCGGCGACCCGTACGACGAGGAGACCGGGGACCTGGCCGAACGGGTGGACCGGGGCGTCAAGGGCGCGCTCGTGCTCACCTTCGGCGGCGGGGTCAACGAGGTGCAGCGCGAGCTGATCGCGATGCTCGGCCTCGGCCTGCCCAAGCCTCCCCGCTGA
- a CDS encoding RNA polymerase sigma factor has protein sequence MTPPLTGQRSRSELIAELYERHATGLFAYCHDQLGQTTSAADAVVAVFTTAPTAEPPSRAALYALARREIYRRDVSYALPAVDSVADPATALIERVFRDIRPHQREVLLLSEVCGLTAPELSLVLDVAVDTAEELIAAATRRFAQTLETAVTAARSAPFVPASVAEVYDAIGVSPVGDVLARLPWHRPAASVRDRVLTALPYEEPGSAAAGPEQSSGLVTKRLWPTTPTWPLPLSDPDQVTNTCVVKTDAIAQPQGSRRKAKHEATTEPMPRLRGALLNSLGEGRLRRRRPGRPSPAERQAALAAPVEPQGSAQEPARTASATPPATPPATPPAAPPATPSATPSAPAAADTAADTFDAFRQAGPSDPFGVSEAPRRADPPDPFGVPETPHRADPFEAFGASPRPADPFPTADTPLRPAEPFDAFGSAPRPAEPFDAFGAVPRPGEPFDAPGSAPRPAEPFDALGNTPRPAEPFDAFGQTPGPAEQFDAFGGTAAVRPADPLDALFDTLRFAEPFDAFRTAETAGTPRQAEPVAPAEPTAPAEPQAPVKPVAPVEADAAAEFTAPAEAPAQPGPVGPAPAAEEAPVFPPAFPPAFEVPDEPPSERDDERAAHTFGTEADILVHPVAAAVSAPLPPAPRRTGRRHAGKPSGDGSGASKGRRAKGDRHYDWLWEVIGILICLVIALAVFYFVQ, from the coding sequence GTGACTCCACCGCTCACCGGTCAGCGCTCCAGAAGCGAGCTGATCGCCGAGCTCTACGAGCGTCACGCCACGGGGTTGTTCGCGTACTGCCACGACCAGCTCGGCCAGACCACGTCGGCCGCCGACGCCGTGGTGGCCGTCTTCACCACCGCTCCGACCGCCGAGCCGCCCTCGCGCGCCGCGTTGTACGCGCTGGCACGCCGGGAGATCTATCGCCGGGACGTGAGTTACGCGCTGCCGGCGGTCGACTCGGTCGCCGATCCCGCCACCGCGTTGATCGAGCGGGTCTTCCGGGACATCCGGCCGCACCAGCGCGAGGTCCTGCTGCTGTCGGAGGTGTGCGGCCTCACCGCGCCCGAGCTGTCACTCGTTCTCGACGTCGCGGTCGACACCGCGGAGGAGCTGATCGCGGCGGCGACGCGCCGCTTCGCCCAGACCCTGGAGACTGCGGTCACCGCCGCCAGGTCGGCGCCGTTCGTGCCCGCGTCGGTCGCGGAGGTCTACGACGCCATCGGCGTCTCCCCCGTCGGCGACGTGCTGGCCCGGCTCCCCTGGCACCGGCCGGCCGCGTCCGTGCGCGACCGGGTGCTGACGGCGCTGCCGTACGAGGAGCCGGGCAGTGCCGCGGCGGGTCCGGAACAGTCCTCCGGGCTGGTCACCAAGAGGCTGTGGCCGACCACGCCGACCTGGCCGCTGCCGCTGAGCGATCCCGACCAGGTCACCAACACGTGCGTGGTCAAGACCGACGCCATCGCGCAGCCGCAGGGCTCCCGGCGTAAGGCCAAGCACGAGGCGACGACCGAGCCCATGCCCCGGTTGCGTGGCGCGCTGCTCAACTCGCTGGGCGAGGGGCGTCTGCGCAGGAGACGCCCCGGCCGGCCCTCGCCGGCGGAGCGGCAGGCGGCCCTGGCCGCACCCGTGGAGCCGCAGGGGTCCGCGCAGGAGCCCGCCCGGACCGCGTCCGCCACACCGCCGGCCACACCGCCCGCCACACCGCCCGCCGCGCCTCCTGCCACCCCGTCTGCCACCCCGTCCGCTCCGGCTGCCGCGGACACCGCTGCGGACACGTTCGACGCCTTCCGTCAGGCCGGCCCGTCCGACCCGTTCGGCGTCTCCGAGGCCCCGCGCCGCGCGGACCCGCCCGACCCCTTCGGCGTCCCCGAGACTCCCCATCGCGCGGACCCGTTCGAGGCCTTCGGCGCCTCGCCCCGCCCCGCGGACCCCTTCCCCACCGCTGACACACCACTTCGCCCCGCGGAGCCGTTCGACGCCTTCGGCAGCGCGCCGCGTCCGGCGGAACCGTTCGACGCCTTCGGCGCCGTGCCGCGCCCCGGGGAGCCGTTCGACGCTCCTGGATCCGCGCCGCGTCCGGCGGAACCGTTCGACGCTCTCGGAAACACGCCGCGTCCGGCGGAACCTTTCGATGCCTTCGGACAGACGCCGGGTCCGGCGGAGCAGTTCGACGCCTTCGGCGGCACCGCCGCAGTCCGCCCGGCGGACCCGCTCGACGCGTTGTTCGACACGCTCCGCTTCGCCGAGCCCTTCGACGCGTTCCGCACGGCCGAGACCGCCGGCACGCCCCGGCAGGCAGAGCCCGTTGCGCCTGCCGAGCCCACCGCACCTGCCGAGCCCCAGGCGCCTGTAAAGCCTGTTGCGCCTGTCGAGGCCGATGCGGCTGCCGAGTTCACCGCGCCCGCCGAGGCCCCCGCGCAGCCGGGACCGGTCGGCCCGGCTCCTGCCGCCGAGGAGGCCCCGGTGTTCCCGCCGGCCTTCCCGCCGGCTTTCGAGGTCCCGGACGAGCCGCCGTCGGAGCGGGACGACGAGCGCGCCGCCCACACGTTCGGGACGGAGGCGGACATCCTGGTCCACCCGGTCGCCGCGGCGGTCTCCGCTCCGCTGCCCCCCGCCCCCCGGCGTACGGGCCGCAGGCACGCCGGCAAGCCGTCCGGCGACGGCAGCGGCGCGAGCAAGGGCCGGCGCGCCAAGGGCGACCGGCACTACGACTGGCTGTGGGAGGTCATCGGCATCCTGATCTGCCTGGTCATCGCGCTGGCCGTCTTCTACTTCGTGCAGTGA
- a CDS encoding ABC transporter ATP-binding protein codes for MITFEGVTKRYRDGTVAVDDLSLEVPTGAITVFVGPSGCGKTTSLRMINRMIDATSGRIALDGRDVREIDPPTLRRGIGYVIQQAGLFPHRKIVDNVATVPYLLGWSKQKARARAMELLELVGLDPGLAGRYPFQLSGGQQQRVGVARALAADPPVLLMDEPFSAVDPIVRASLQDELLRLQSELRKTIVFVTHDIDEAVKLGDTVAVLRVGGRLAQMAGPATLLTEPADDFVREFLGRDRGIRRLSFISAKEVRLSQAPSDLATDESGRPLGWRTADGLAAYGTFDPETDSLRAALDAALLSANGVAVAVDEEGRVRGVAGRDAIDELLAEYAPSPPSPPAADAGPAEEAPA; via the coding sequence GTGATCACGTTCGAAGGCGTCACCAAGCGCTACCGGGACGGAACGGTGGCCGTAGACGACCTCAGCCTGGAGGTGCCCACGGGTGCGATCACCGTGTTCGTGGGCCCCTCCGGCTGCGGCAAGACCACGTCGCTGCGGATGATCAACCGCATGATCGACGCCACCTCCGGCCGCATCGCCCTGGACGGCCGGGACGTGCGCGAGATCGACCCGCCCACGCTCAGGCGCGGCATCGGGTACGTGATCCAGCAGGCGGGTCTCTTCCCGCACCGGAAGATCGTGGACAACGTGGCGACCGTGCCGTACCTGCTGGGCTGGAGCAAACAGAAGGCGCGCGCCCGGGCGATGGAGTTGCTGGAGCTGGTCGGCCTCGACCCGGGACTGGCCGGCCGATACCCCTTCCAGCTCTCCGGCGGCCAGCAGCAGCGGGTCGGCGTGGCCCGGGCGCTCGCGGCCGATCCCCCGGTGCTGCTCATGGACGAGCCGTTCAGCGCCGTCGACCCGATCGTGCGGGCCAGCCTGCAGGACGAGTTGCTGCGGCTGCAGTCGGAGCTGCGCAAGACGATCGTGTTCGTCACCCACGACATCGACGAGGCGGTCAAGCTCGGCGACACCGTGGCCGTCCTGCGCGTCGGCGGGCGGCTGGCCCAGATGGCCGGCCCGGCCACGCTGCTCACCGAGCCGGCCGACGACTTCGTCCGCGAGTTCCTCGGCCGCGACCGCGGCATCCGGCGGCTGTCGTTCATCTCGGCCAAGGAGGTGCGGCTGAGTCAGGCGCCGTCCGATCTGGCGACCGACGAGTCCGGCAGGCCGCTCGGCTGGCGGACCGCCGACGGGCTCGCGGCGTACGGGACCTTCGACCCGGAGACCGACTCGCTGCGGGCGGCGCTCGACGCGGCCCTGCTGTCGGCGAACGGCGTCGCCGTCGCCGTGGACGAGGAGGGCCGCGTGCGCGGTGTGGCGGGGCGTGACGCGATCGACGAACTGCTCGCCGAGTACGCGCCGTCCCCGCCGTCCCCGCCGGCCGCGGACGCCGGGCCGGCCGAGGAGGCGCCCGCGTGA
- a CDS encoding ABC transporter permease, whose product MTQEPLVRWDWIARNWANGGPTAISALLENHVVMAFLPVLFGLVVALPLGLACVRWRWLYQPTAALMNVTYSLPSLVLFSIFLSVTGLTRSTVVIPLTFFALAVLIPAVVDGLASVPDPVRQSAVAMGFRPARRLLRVELPVAVPVVLAGLRVATVSSISLVSVGALIGQGGLGNLFIDGWQRQFYTPIVVGIVLIVLLAVLADGLLVLAQRLLTPWSRARRAA is encoded by the coding sequence GTGACTCAGGAGCCTCTGGTCCGGTGGGACTGGATCGCGCGCAACTGGGCCAACGGAGGCCCCACCGCGATCAGCGCCCTGCTGGAGAACCACGTCGTGATGGCCTTCCTGCCCGTGCTGTTCGGGCTGGTCGTGGCCCTGCCGCTGGGCCTGGCCTGCGTACGGTGGCGCTGGCTGTACCAGCCGACGGCCGCGCTGATGAACGTCACCTACTCGCTGCCGTCCCTCGTGCTGTTCTCGATCTTCCTGTCGGTCACCGGGCTCACCAGGTCGACCGTCGTCATCCCGCTGACGTTCTTCGCGCTCGCGGTCCTGATCCCCGCAGTCGTGGACGGCCTGGCCTCGGTGCCCGACCCCGTACGGCAGTCGGCGGTGGCGATGGGGTTCCGGCCCGCGCGCCGGCTGCTCCGGGTCGAGCTGCCGGTCGCCGTGCCGGTGGTCCTGGCCGGGCTGCGGGTCGCCACCGTGTCCAGCATCAGCCTGGTCAGCGTGGGCGCGCTGATCGGCCAGGGCGGGCTGGGCAACCTGTTCATCGACGGCTGGCAGCGGCAGTTCTACACGCCCATCGTGGTCGGGATCGTGCTCATCGTCCTGCTCGCCGTGCTCGCCGACGGGCTGCTCGTGCTCGCCCAGCGGCTGCTGACCCCCTGGTCCCGGGCGAGGAGGGCGGCGTGA